One window from the genome of Jiangella alba encodes:
- a CDS encoding ABC transporter permease, whose protein sequence is MSVNEVVAGEPGGPAPAPTEAAARPPSSLGREALRRLVRNPMAVVGMALIAVFVLVAIFAPLIAPYSPTDNSWLDQVRPGQYPGPSAEHWLGIDPLGRDVFSRIIYGARQSLLIGVVALALGAIAGIALGVLAGAFGGWVDTVVMRFVDIMLSVPGLLFAIAVAAMLGQSLTSVMIAIAVVNVPIFARLLRGEMLGQRGADYVLAARSLGISRSAIVFRHVLPNSFTPVIVQGTLTLALAIVEAAGLAFLGLSGSDPSAPEWGRMLTDAQETLTSAPMLAIYPGLAIVLAALGFTLVGESLREALDPKFRR, encoded by the coding sequence ATGAGCGTCAACGAGGTGGTCGCCGGCGAGCCGGGCGGACCGGCCCCGGCCCCGACGGAGGCGGCCGCGCGGCCGCCGTCCAGCCTGGGCCGCGAGGCCCTGCGCCGGCTGGTGCGCAACCCGATGGCGGTCGTGGGCATGGCGCTCATCGCCGTCTTCGTCCTGGTCGCGATCTTCGCGCCGCTGATCGCGCCGTACTCCCCCACGGACAACTCCTGGCTGGACCAGGTCCGCCCGGGCCAGTACCCGGGCCCGTCCGCCGAGCACTGGCTGGGCATCGACCCGCTCGGCCGCGACGTGTTCTCCCGCATCATCTACGGCGCGCGCCAGTCGCTGCTGATCGGCGTCGTCGCGCTGGCGCTGGGCGCCATCGCCGGCATCGCGCTGGGCGTGCTGGCCGGCGCGTTCGGCGGCTGGGTCGACACCGTCGTCATGCGCTTCGTCGACATCATGTTGTCGGTGCCCGGCCTGCTGTTCGCCATCGCCGTCGCCGCGATGCTCGGCCAGAGCCTCACCTCGGTGATGATCGCGATCGCCGTGGTGAACGTGCCGATCTTCGCCCGGCTGCTGCGCGGCGAGATGCTCGGGCAGCGCGGCGCCGACTACGTGCTGGCGGCGCGGTCGCTGGGCATCTCGCGCTCGGCGATCGTGTTCCGGCACGTGCTGCCGAACTCGTTCACCCCGGTCATCGTGCAGGGCACGCTGACGCTGGCGCTGGCCATCGTCGAGGCGGCCGGGCTGGCCTTCCTCGGGCTGTCCGGCAGCGACCCGTCGGCGCCCGAGTGGGGCCGCATGCTCACCGACGCGCAGGAGACCCTGACGTCGGCGCCGATGCTGGCGATCTACCCCGGCCTCGCCATCGTCCTCGCCGCGCTCGGCTTCACGCTGGTCGGCGAGTCGCTGCGCGAGGCCCTCGACCCGAAGTTCCGGCGGTGA